From the genome of Tenrec ecaudatus isolate mTenEca1 chromosome 1, mTenEca1.hap1, whole genome shotgun sequence:
GTGGGTCAGAGTCCACCAGTGTCACGCTGCGGTTGCTCCTGTGGGGCCGTGATGTTGGGAGGGAaactcaaaagccaaactcaccaccaccgaGTCCATGCCCGCTCCCAGCGACcccctagggcagggtagaaccgcccctgtgggtttctgagagggtaactcttcacaggagtagacagtcccTTCTTTCTTtgttcagagcggctggtggtttcgaactggtgaccttgcggtGAGCCACCCAGTGTGTATCCACTCTGCCGTCAGGGTTCCTTGATGCTAGGAGGTGGACTGCCTTCATTTCAGATACCGGCAGGGTCAGCCACGGTGGTCAGGAGTCCACGGGGTCTCCCGACAAAGACAGACTCAAACTaagaaaccaaactccctgccttcgAGTCACTGCTGTAGCACAGGGAGAGCGGCCTCTGTCCAGACTACAGCCCTtcacgggggtagaaagcctcgactttcttccatggaggggctggtggtttcaaacagctgaccttgcagttagcagcccagtgcatacccacgatgccaccatggctccgCTAAGACAACAGTTCTCAATCTTCCTgaggccgcaaccctttcatacaggtcctcatgtggtggggacccccaaccatacaattatgtttgttgctacttcatcactgtcattttgctgctgtcatgaattgggccacccctgtgaaagggttgttcgacctccaaaggggtcacgacccacaggttgagaaccgctgctctaagacaAGAGGATGTCTTGCTGCGGCATGGGTGAACCCTGCAGACTCGCCGACGTGGACGAACCGGACATGCAGCGTGCTGGTCAGCCACGCCGTCCCTAACAGGCCCCTCCGGACAGACAGTGGTGGACCAGTGGGTGCAGGGGGGCCGGGAGCTCAGTTCCTGGCTGGTGCATCTCGTCTGTCCGTGGGGTGCAACAGGGGACGccagcagactaggaagaaaggcctggtgatttgcttctggaAACTGGATCCTGGCGGTTCCATCTGAAGCCCGTCACGGGGGCTTGAGGCCCGGCCACGTTGGGGCCCACAGTGCatgggggtccctgtgagtcaggtgAGGGGCGTGGGGGAGCGAATTAATGGTAGTTCATTTTCCAGAGAGCGGAAAAACGAGtgactgggaaacccacagggcctggCCTGCCCTGTTCTGCCCTGTAAGGTCGCCACGGACTTGGTGGTGACGGCAATGACTTGGGTTTGTCATTATTTTAGTTTTTAACACCGGGGATGAGCATTCTGGGAGTGAGTCCCAGGTACAGGATCAGGGGAGGCCTTTGAGCACGGACCCCATGCCCGCCCTCCCCCAGCAGAGGGCAAGGCcctgcaaaggccctggggcaggaCAGGACCTGCTGTGaaggaggagcagagaggaggCCAGTGGGGCTGGAGCAGCATGTGGTGTTTACAGGCCATTTGGGGCTCTGAAGTTCATAGTCCAGGAGGTGGCTGGGGCTGGCAGAGGGCAGGAGTCCAGCACCCCAGGTTTTGGGAACGAGTGTGTGGGCAGGCAGAGCAGGGGAGGGCCAGGCATGGGGCGGTGACAACCCTCCCTGTCTGGGGGGGCACAaccagttgctgtgagtccaGCTCACGGCGACACCCCGCCTCCGTCCTCGGGTGCCAGAGCTGGGCCGGGCTCCCCGGGGTCTTCAACTGCAGACTGGTCAGAAGTCAATCTCCAGCCCTTTATTCCTCGACAACTGTGGGTAGCTGGGTAGAACgggaccccccccccattcaGTGAACAGTCACTGTTGGCGTCAACCCGAGCCCCCGGGGGGGGGGTCTGGCCGTGGGTCTGAGGGGGGGCCTGTTCTCCCCTCTGCAGCCAGGGGTCACCTGTGATCACCTGAGTCAGGGGCACCCTGCTGCCCAGAACCCTCCAGGGGTCCAACCTCCCTGGGCCCAAGGGCTGGCTTACCCTGCTCTgtcccccgccctcccctcctcccctcgccCCCTCCAACCACATGGGCCTCCTCGCTGCCCTTCAACATGCCAGGCCCGGCCCTGCCCCTCTGCATGCACTGTGCCCTCTGCCCCCCCCGCCCGGACACCTTGTCCCTGAGCCTGCCCTTCCGATCCCAGCTCCAGGGGCTCCTCCCCAGGGTGCCTTTCCCTGACCAGCTGTGGCCCAGGTCACCATCCTGTCACCCGCAGGCCAATCTCCCCACCCACTTCACTCCTACACCGATCCTGCCCCATTCAGTTTcccgcagccctggtggcacagcggttaaggcAGTCCGCTGCCCTTGGGGAGGaaggcggttcaaactcaccaggcagCTTGGAACCTGGTgctgtgaatgtatgtgtgtgtgtgtgtgtgtgtgtgtgtgtgtgtgtgtgtgtgtgtgtgtgtgtgtgtccatgcgtGTGTTGGGGTTACGTGAGGAAGGCAGCGTCATTTCTCTTGTTTCTGCAACCTCCTCTTCCAGCTGGAGTGGCCTGGCCTCCTAAGGGGCCGCTGGGGGAATTTGGGCGGTGGGGGCGAGCGTCTCCTTTTGCTCATGAGAGCATaggggttactcactgggctgctaactgcgaggtcagcagttcgaaaccaccagccgctccggagcagaaagacgaagctttctactcctgtaaagatttagtctcggaaaacccgcaggagcagttccaccctgtcccgcagggtccctgtgagttgtcaTCGACTCATTGGCACTGAGTTTGGCCTTTTGGCTCATGGCAGCATTGGGATGCCTAGGGATTTGGGGCATGGCCCAGAGGTGGGGTCCAGCCCTCAAGAGGTGGCCCCTACTGGCAGGGGGGCAGGGTGACACGACACAGCAGCCTCCTGTCCACCGGCTGGCCGGGTTCAGCGTGCAGGGAGGAAGGAAGCCGAGTTTATTTTCGGCTGGCTGGCCGGCTGTCTGTCCATCCGTCTGTGATCTGCTCAAGGACGGCTTCCCTGGGTGGGTTTCTGGCTGAACAATGGGTCAGGAGAAGGGGCCGGAGGTCACGCAGCTGGGCTGGCCCAGGTGTGGGCAGTTCTGGGGCCCACGGAGGGGGGTAGGTCCCCCTCTTCCTGCCGGGCTTGCAGAGGGGAGGCAGCTGGGAGCCCAGGCCCCTTCCTGCAGTTTGTAAACCGGCTGCACCCGGCAACCCTCAGTCCCCGCAGGGTGGGAGGTCTCAACCTGGAGAGGAGCCAAGCCCTGCCGGGCCGACACAGGGAGACCAGCTGGCTGGAGAGTTGTGGCCTCGGGCCCCACCTCTCAgagcctcagtgggctcatgtgtgAAAGGGGCAGGCAGCCGAGCCTTCTGATGTCTGCAGACAGGACATCCTGATGATTCAGGAAGCACTTACGCACGAAGTGCCCACTGCCCCCCCGGGAGCCCTGGGCTGCTCCCCAGAAGGCCCGCGGTGAAGAAGCACCAGCAGcagcgagggagaaagacagacgaGGTGTGCTGCTCCTGTAAAAGGTCATCCTGTCAGGGtgcatgtagcaacgatgaatcctacaactctcctctagttcctaaatgctccccccccacccccactgtcatgatcccagtcctaccttacatatctggctagaccagagatgtgcactggtacagacaggaactggaaacagggaatccagcacggatgatcccttcaggaccagtggggagagtggagatactgggaaggtggagggagggtggggtagagagggggaaccgattacaaggatctacatataacctcctccctgggggatggacaacagaaaagtgggtggagggagatgtcggacagcgtaagatatgatgaaataataattttgaaatgatcaagggttcatgagggagtggggagcggggagagggggtaaaatgaggagctggaggcttacgtggagagcaaatgttttgagaatgatgagggtaacgaatgtacagctgtgcttgacacaattgatggatgaatggattgtgataagagttgtatgagcccccaataaaacgattaaaaaaataaaagaaaatggaatgaagagaaaaataaagttaTCCTCCCGGAAACTCCCAGGGGACAGTTTTCCGCTGCCCTTTAAGGCGGCTGTGAATCAGATGGCGCCAGGGAAGGTCCTGTGCCCCAGGGCACCAGGCCAGGTATGAGCAAGACCTGGACAAGGACAGGCAGGGGCACCTGGCTCAGTCTCAGCCTCCTCTAGGAGGGCCCCCAGGAGGTGGAGGCCGGGCAGGAGTCGGGCAGGTGAGATGAGGACTGAGGGAGGGCGAGGTCCGGGCAGGTGCACAGTGATTGAATGCCCCCAGAGGCTTGCGTGCATTCTCAGTGCCTCCCAGAGCTGGGTCCTAAGAGAGGCGAGTCGGGGAGCTAGGATGGTGGATCTCTGGCAAccaacagatgaggaaactgagccaGGGGGTGGCCGTGCTGCTTGTCCAAGGAGCCAGAGCCTGGAGGGGTCTATTTGGGGGGCTGCTCTAGGCAGGGAAGGACTGGAGTGGCTCTGAGGTTTCAGGTGTGGAAGGCAGGGGGGTCTTCGGTGCCCCTCAGGACGGCGTGGGGGGAGtcctggggcaggactgggttcaaGGTCAGGCTCTGTCCCCTGTGGCTGAGTGGCCTTGGGGAAGCAGCCTGGCCTCTCTGAGCTCGTGGGTGTGATGACTGTGGAGCAGGGCTGCTGGCTGGGGGCTGCCAGGCTGGTGCAGGGCGGGCTCTGCGGCTGGGAGGGGCCCAGGCCAGGCCGCCTACCCTGACCTCTGAGGCAGGCCAGCAGGCAGCCAGCAGCTGGGACTTCTCCCCCAAGGCTGAGTGGACACAAAGCCTGGCTTTGTGGGAACCTCTGGGGGCGACTGTGTGCCCACTTGGCATTTTTGGCCTGGCCTGGCTGAGGGTGGTTCCATGCAGGGTCGCAGGTGAGGGGGCTGTCCCAAGCTGGCCCCTTTGTTCGGGGCTCCCACAGGCTCCCCTCACTCCCTGGCAGGCCTCTCTGAGGTCCTGTGGACACAGCACTCAGGGAAGCAGGTCCCTGGGGCTTGGGTCGAGGCACGTGCTGAACTGGGGGAGGAGGTGaaggggggtggcagggaggccTGGGCACGGGGGTGCGGAGCAGAGAGTTGCCTCTTTCATAGCTTGGGAACTAGAGGATGTAATGTCCAGGCTGGGCTGAAGGGAACAAGCAGAGGTTCGCCAGGGATGGGGCAGGGGCTCAGGGACCAGGGCATTGGGGGATGTATAGGAGTTCACCAGGAGACCGATGGAGACGCTGAGACTTGCAGAGTGAGCAGGAGTTTGATGAGTGAGCAATGGAAAGATGGTAAGGGGGGCCAGGTAGATGGAACCCTGAGAGGCAGAACATTCAGGAAAAAAACTCATTTACATAAAGGATCCAAGATCTCGACTTGTATGTTCAACGGGGGGCCGGCCATGAGTCCTGCCTCCAAGGCTGAGGCAGGGGCCTGGTGAGGGGTCACCAAGGGCCTGGGTCCTCAGGGCTGCTGACCGACTGGCATCGATTACACCGAGAGGGTCCAGAATGCCCAGAGACCCCTGGagccctcccttccccatgaccTGTCTTTGGGCCCCTGACCCTCTGCTCTGTGCTCCAGCCCCAGGAAGCTCTTCCTGTAAACAGCCTGCTTGCCCTCGGTCCTGATTCTGCCTCCTGCCCCACCCTGGCTGCTGGCCTGCAGTGATAATCAGACGGTGCATTTGCCAGATGTTCTGAGACAACTCACTGGCGTGGCCCGTCTCTGCTCTTGGTGGCCTGCGGGACAGGCTTGTTGGACCTCTTGTGTGCAGAGAACTGGGCTCCGTGGAGCGCTCAGGGCTGTGATCCTCCAGAAacaggtcgccaggcctttcttccgaggcaccgtggagtaggttcaaactgcccacctttctgCTAGCAGTGCGGAGCGCTTTACCGCCTGCGCCACCAGCagaggctgactcacagtgacagcgTGGAGCCAATCCGGGCTTCCCAGGCTACCTCTCTGGGAGCAGATGGGagccttgggtgggtttgaattgctgacctctcAGCAGCTCAGCGTTTCAGGCCTCCTCACCCTCGTGGAGTGGCTGAGGGCACGGGTGTCTGTGAGTGCCCGTTTTGCAGGTGGTAAAGACAGAGGCAGCAGCATCCAGAGGGTGCTGTACGGGGCcggcggtggtggtgggggtcCTTCCAGGGCTGACGGCCCGTGTCTGTCCCCGCAGGCCCCATGGACGCCTTCAGCTCCAAGAGCCTGGCTCTGCAGGCCCAGAAGAAGCTGGTGAGCAGGATGGCGTCCAAGGCGGTGGCGGGCGCGCTCCTGGACGACACGAGCAGCGAGGTGCTGGACGAGCTGTACCGGGCCACCAAGGAGTTCACGCGGAGCCGCAAGGAGGCCCAGAAGATGGTCAAGAACCTGGTCAAGGTGATGCTCAAGCTGGCCGTCCTGCTGCGCAGCGGCCAGCTGGGCGGCGAAGAGCTGGCCACGCTGCGCGGTCTGCGCCGCCGAGCCCGGAGCCTGGCCATGACGGCTGTCAGCTTCCACCAGGTGGACTTCACCTTCGACCGGCGCGTGCTGGCCGCTGCGCTGCTCGAGTGCCGGGACCTGCTGCACCAGGCCGTAGGCCCGCACCTGACCGCCAAGTCCCACGGCCGCATCAACCACGTCTTCAGCCGCCTGGCCGACTGCGACTTCTTAGCAGCGCTCTATGGCCCCGCGGAGCCCTACCGCACCCACCTGCGGCGCATCTGCGAGGGGCTGGGCAAGCTACTGGACGAGGGCAGCATCTGAGCCCAGCCCCGGATTCCGGCCAGAGCCCCTTCCCCAAGGACGCGCAGTCCCAGCTGTTACCCGGGGCTGGCTCCTGGGGACCCCACCCAGATGCTGACCCACCCCCGTTCTGATGTGTAGCATTGTCTCTGGGCTGAGTCTCAGGCCCACCACCTGGCCTCTCTTCCTCATCACATCCTAGGACACCAGCACCCATGGACAGGGTGGGGGTTGTGGGTGAGACCGGGAATCGAACCCAGGTCCTAAGGCTGAGAGCTAAGCCAGTAAGACCTCCCTGTGTGGTCTGTAACAGCAGTCTAACCACCCACGGTCCCTGCACCCGGCCTGATGGGAGAGGGACTCAGCAGGAAGACAGGTGGCTGGCCCCTAGGCATCAGCCTTGTCTCTACTCAGGCTCCACCTCCCACTCCTGTTGGGATCTGGGATCCAGCTGACCTCagggcccctgcctctgcccctggaGCCCACCTGAGCAGAAAGCTTACCCCTGGCCCCTATACTTTACAAATACCTTCCCCTGAAGAAGGTCTAAGTCTTTCAAACAAGGTCAAGGTTGTGCCGGGCGGCCAGCCCCCACAGTGCAGACACCGCACATTGGAGCCACACAGTGAGGGTCAAGGGTGGGCTCTAGCCTGGTGGTTCTAGAGGACAGCAGACAGaggctgcccccccccacacccacactcctggGGGGCATGGGGTTTAGGCAAAGGCATGGGGATgtgtgttaatttttaaaaacgacCATTTCCCGTTTGGAAATGAAGGGACGGACAAAGCCACCACTGTGTCATCATTccaagcctggggcagggccgtgAGCTGTCCCCTTGGTCTCTGGGTGCCCATGACGGTGCCGGTcctcagctgtgtgtgtgtgggggggggacacGGTGGAAGGGTAGGTTTTAAGGGCTCCTCAAACACTGCTGCGTCCAGGTCACGGCCAGCAGAAGTGATGGCACAGACGCAGGCCACACAGGGACCACCAGGTGCGGTTACCGAGAGAGGTCATGGGCCCTGCACTACCCCCTGGTGGCGACCTGCGGCAATCACTTTGCTGCAGTCCACTCCACTCCGTTGCCTCTCTGCTCACTGGTTGTTAGACCCTCTGGTTCGAGGCCGGCCCTTTGGGGTGGGTTCTGGCTTCCCTGCACGAGCCCGAGAACTGGCTCTTGTTACCTGCCCCTCAGCCTTCAAAGGCAGCCGAGGACATGTCCCTCTGACTCAGTGCCGCCCCGAGGGAGCCTGTCCAGCCTGGCTGAGGGCACTTGCCTGCATCTGAAATGTCATGAACTTCTTAGAGGTCCATTTAAATAAAAGTGCGGCGTCTCACTTGGACTGTGTGGTGGACGGTGCCGCTGTCCCTTCCGGGCGAGGTCATGGCACATCACTGCCCCGCAGGGTGTCCTGGGCCGCCGTCCGTCTGGGAGCAGACTGCAGGGCTCTATTGTTGGGTCTCTGGGTGGGACCGAACCGACAACCTCTCGGTTTGCCGCTGAGCGCCTAACTGAGCCACCACTGGGCCACGTTTCAGCCCATGCCACGGGAGACCCTGGAACCAGGCAGGGAGCTCTGCCCTGGGGTTTGTGGGAAGTCGGGTGGAGACACACTTCCTGGGACATGGGTTGGGAGTGTTGAGGACGTGCTGTGTCCCACCCACCCCTGCATGCCAGGAAGCGGCCCTGACAGGTGGAGGAGTGGTCGGTCAGCCCCAGGGCTGCCTACCCAACTAGCAGAGGGGAGCTTTGCAGGACAGCACACTGCCTCACAGGGCTGGGGACTGGAATCCGAGTCCAGCGGGTGGGCAGGGCAGGGTCCTTCCTGGCCTTTGGTAGCCCCCTGCACTGCTCCACAGCCACGGCTCTTGGTCCCTACCTCAGCCTCCCATGGTGCACATTGCCTGCCCACCAATCTAAACCCTGGCAGCGCGAGGCCCCTCGGCCGTGGACCTGGAAACTGATGTCCCCAAGATGCCAGCCAGTGAGCCCCTCGGAGCCCCACTCTGCTGACAGACCTGTATCTTAGTGGCAGGTGGTCACTTGGTACCCCAGCACGTGTCCAAACATCCCGTTCCCAATGGACGAGGCTGCATGGGGCGATACCGATGGCTCGGCCCCTTGGGGTTCCCCCTCCCCGCATCCGGCATCTTCGTGGGGGCAGGCCGCCAGGTGTTTCCCCTTGGAGCCATTGTGGGGCTCAAACCCTTGGCCTTCTGCTTAGCAGCGGGGGTGTGCTCTCAACAGCTGTGCCTAGGCTGCTCAGCCGCTCCGACCCCCCTTCCTCTTGGCTACTAAGGAGTGGGCAGCCTAGTCTCGGACACCCTCAAGCTGCTGGCCACTTGACTCCCAGTGTTCGTTagcccatttcttttttaaagaacgtCTCTGAAGAGAGCACTTGgtcttgccccacccccacccccacttcactccactccccctcccccagtgggGTCCTGCTCCTCTGGCTGAAAAGGCAGCCACGAGCGCCTGGTGCCAGCAGGGACAtgcccgctgcccgctgcccaGCCGGCAGTTCAGGGCTGCACACAGGCACCTCagcagaaagggctggtgatctacttctgaagaaaAGCCACGCAGCCCCAGGAGGAGCCCCGCCCACCAATACGTAGTTGCTGGGAGTTGGGCCTGGCCGCCACTAGACATGGGCGCAGGGCACACACAGTGGTACACACCTGGGGGAAGAGCATGGGGCATCTACCATGTTGTGGCTTGGCACGTCTGTCTCAGGCAAGTGGTACCCTCTGTAGGGGCTGGGGGGCTAACAGAGGTAGGTTCTGAGCTCCGGCCACCACTTCAGCAAAGTGCCCCCCTCAGGCCCTGAGGGTCTGTTCTTATCACCCGCGTGGCGAGCACAGGCCCAGCAGCCCCCCGCCCAGCGTCCGCAGCAAAgggtcccctcccctgccccaaagGCCACAGCCCAAGCCCCAGGTGGGGGTTCCTCTTTAGTCCTGTCTTATTTATTAAATACCACAATCCAAAAGGccgagttgggggtggggaggagaggttTGTAAGAAAAACCTCCTGATTGCCAACAAGGGCTGTGGGCCCCGCAGTGGTCAGGAAGCCGAGAGGTCAGGTTGAGGGACAAGGGCTGCTCTTGTGAGCGGCCCAGACCCCAGGAGGGGCCAGGAGACTCCCAGCGGAGCCACCACACAGCAGCCTCTGTCCTGACCACCTCTCTGGAGGGGCCGTACGCCTGCCGAAGGTCTCAGCCAGGTCTTGTACGAGGTCCTACGTGAGGAGCAACAggcggggaagggggaagggccgGTCCAGAGACGGAAAGGAGCTTTGGATCTGTCCCCCAGGCCTCCGTGCGGCGTGAACTCCTCCGGTCCGGGTTGCCAGCTGAGGGTGTCCCCAGAAAACCGGGAACACATTAGTCCTCGGGCCTGGCCTTGCTCAGAGATGAGATGAGGGCCCGGCGGGCCTCCTGGTCACAGCTCACTGCGGGACGCCTTGGCCACAACCACCAGCTTGGACAGCTCGGCTTTGAAGGCCCCGGGCCTGTGGGCCACTGCAAGACAAGAGAGCTGGCGTGGGCTCCCAGCCTCCCGGCTCCTCAGGACTTGTACAGCGCCTGCGGAGGCCTCAGACGCGGGAGGAGTGGAGCCAGCCTGCCAACAGAGACCAGCAGCAGAAGGACCCCAGCCCTCCTGTAACCCCCACAATAACTGCGGGACTCCTTGGCCCTTTCCAGGGGAAACATGAGCCCTCCTGAATCTTCCCTCTGCTGGCACGCTGTCGGCTCCCGCCCCAGGCCCACCGACGAACCTGCTGTCTTGGTCACTTCAAACTCCTCATTTTTCAGGGGCACGTCGTTTTCTTTTTCGAACGCAGCTTTCGACTGAAAGGGAACAAGGGAACACCCTGAGCGGCCGGGTCCGGGAGGGGAACAGGCGCCCGCCGTCGGAGAGGGCACacaaccaccacccaccccctctGTCCTCAGAGATGAGTGTTCCATTCCGCATCCTGTCGAGGCTGCCTCGCGAGTCCACTTCTGAGAGTGGGCTTGGCCTCCACAGCCACCCTCCACCCCAACTCTGAGTTCCGTGGCTGCTGTGGGTACATCCCAACTCCTAGCGGCCCCGtgacagcagaactgccctacagggtttgCTAGGCTGGGATCCTTTCCCCCCTGCCCCACAAGTCCTCAGTGGAAAGGAAGGTCTCTGCTTGCACTCCCACAAGGCCAGCGACACTGACGTGGGTGACACACACCCGGCAGTCCctggccctgcaccgtgtcctggGACTCACATAGGCCATGCCATACTCGATCTCAGCACCCTGCACCTCAGCCTGGAACTGGGTGAAGTACAGGTAGGATTTCCCCTGCGGTCTGTGAAGAGAAGACAGGTGTGAGGGGTGGGCTGGAGTCAGCCTGGAGGGGCTACTTCTAGAAACCACAGGCCCCACGGGGGTCAGACTCTGGGACACCGGCAGGGACTCCTCAGCATTGGCCCCCTTTGCTGGAATGTTCTTCTGGTGTTTCTCAGACA
Proteins encoded in this window:
- the TNFAIP8L1 gene encoding tumor necrosis factor alpha-induced protein 8-like protein 1, yielding MDAFSSKSLALQAQKKLVSRMASKAVAGALLDDTSSEVLDELYRATKEFTRSRKEAQKMVKNLVKVMLKLAVLLRSGQLGGEELATLRGLRRRARSLAMTAVSFHQVDFTFDRRVLAAALLECRDLLHQAVGPHLTAKSHGRINHVFSRLADCDFLAALYGPAEPYRTHLRRICEGLGKLLDEGSI